In Fusarium fujikuroi IMI 58289 draft genome, chromosome FFUJ_chr02, the genomic stretch GCAGTCTCAAGCTGATAAGGCGCACAAGTAAAAGTCGGTCGTGCCCCCATGTCTGTATATGCCTTTCCAAGCGCATCAGCCGCTTCTCCAAAAGTAGTATCGACACCAAGAGCTCGCCAGCGCTTTTGATCTACTGATAAAGAGTTGAGTGTCGTTGGAATTCGGACTTTACCACCCCAGTCACGGAGTCGCTCTGCGAGGGCGAGGGTCGCAGGGCCTGTATAGACACACCCATCGACATGCACTTGTGTTACGTCCATGAGACGTGTTGCGCCTAGAAGATGGGCCATGCGGAGGACGATTCTGATAGCGACGCGGGATGCTTCGCCGTAGTCTCCTCTTAGAAGCTCCTGATCCAGTGTTGAGAGTTTGATACCTTCTAGAGCTGGAGTTGTCTCAAGAATAAGACCGCTTTCAGTGTCTATCACTGAACCTTTTCGGTGTTTTGAAGGTGGATGGGTGGACACATAACCATCGTCCACAAATATCGTCTGCCCGTTCAATCGAATGAGATGTCGAAAGTCTTCTTTATCTAGAACCACGACGGGGATAGACTGGTTGAAAACTTCCTCTGCAATCATGACGCCAAGAGTAAGAATGTCCTCCCGTCTCTCAAAGATGATTGCCTCGGGAGCTTTGCCGTTGAGCAACAGCTCAAGCATAACACCACTGCCAGTACATGACCCTCGTCCTCCTGGAATAGCAAGGACGGTGTTTTGGAGATGCTGTCCACTCAATGGATGGTGTCGGTCAATGATCTCACTGGTCTGAGGGTCAACACCTCCCCAAAAGCTTAGCTCAAGGTTACTCGCGAGGAGTTTGGCCGTGGCTCGACCTTGGACATAGGCTGTTCCAGTCCATGAAGCCTCATCAAGGGACCCCATTGTATCTTCCTAGCAGTTGTCGGTTTACTTTAAACGAAAATTACCTGATGATCTGAATTAGCTACACCACTGCTTACACGCTGATGAGAGGTTTCTCTCCAAACTTACCCTGAGCTCTCCAAGAACTCCCAAAGAGCAGTAGCAGAATTTACAAAATAGTAAACATATCTAGAGAGAAGAAGTGATTTTTGTTTTATGTTAAAGAAAAGGTAGATTTGGCCGGAATCTTCGGaatcaagaagccaagcaaCAGCCGTTCTTGAGCCTTGATCCTCAAGCTTTTGGAGCAGTGCAATAACACAGAACAACAACAGAATTGTCTTCAGATCCCGTCAATACTTGAGAAACAAGGGTCAATAGGATATGATCCTAAACAGGAAAGACAGAATATCCTTGTTGTCAGTTGTCGAATTGTGAAAAATAACAACTTATCAACCCCGCATTAAGCTTATCTCCAACATCGTGGAACTAGTCGGCTCTGATCGGAAGGACGAGCCGACATGACGGTCCGTGGCCCGATATTTCTTGCGTAACAGCTTGTGCAATATGGTACAGCGTGATCGCGTAGAGTGCAGCATTTCACTGCTAATCTCTTGACACTCGAGCCAAGCAAAGCGTGCGAAGGAacaggcagaggaggagagtcGTGATTTTGACCCAAAGCCGTTCAGATAGAGGCCAAGAGTAATCGATAAAAAGGATGGAATAATCAAGCCATAGGAATACCAGTGCCATGAAACATACTTGGTCTGACAAGTCTTCACATAAGTTCAAAACCAGTATGGTATGTTGAGGTATAGGTTAGGTCCCAGTGTCGATACGTTGTCTCCCAGCTTACCAGTATGAACAAACCAAGCAACACTCATATGCCGACTACAGCCGAGGAATACGAGAGTACTGCGTTGTGCATAGAACGAACTCGAATGAAGAGCTGTTCAAGGAAACATTGCAGTATTACTGCGACAGTTTGTTCACTGTGGGGTAACCCAGCAGTTTTCATCTGTTTATATACGGGTTTTGCTATTCGCCGATCGATCTATAGACCTTCCGAATAGAGGTATTCCCTGTCCGGCAATCACTATATCATGCCACTGTCGGGTCCTCTCCAAAAGAACATCCTATCTCGTCCTTATCTCACCAGGCCATCCAGGTACCCCAGACAACCCGACATCGGCCACTTGCGTCATTCCGCCCTTCTCCACCAATATCCGAGCTCAATTGAACCAAGCTCTCTTCAATTCCCCAACCTCCACCCCAAAACTTTAAGCTACACAAACCCGTTTTGTTTCCCCACGATGCGCGTCGCAACAGTCGCCAGTTTTCTGGCCTCGGCCTCTTTGGCCATTGCATTCGATTGGCAGCAGGTTCTTGGAGATTATGACCAAAAGCCTTCCTCCGACGCCATTGCTAGTAACGACGATGCACCTTCGTACCGATCCGAGCTACTGAGCTTGCACAAGTCTCTTATTGAGACATCCTCGGTTTCTGGAACTGAACATGATGTGGGAGTTTGGCTTGAGGGatatcttgagaagaagggataTACTACTTCGCGTCAGGAAGTTGAGCCTTTTGATAATACGCCGGAAGGAAAGCCAAGGTTCAATGTGCTGGCTTGGCGACAGGACGGAAAGAAGGCTTTCGATCCCAAGGTCTGTGTGAGCAGCCACATTGATGTCGTTCCGCCGCATATCCCATATGGaattgatgatggcgaggttACAAAGGAGACCATGATCACCGGCCGAGGCAGTGTGGACGCCAAGGGTAGCGTTGCTGCTCAAATCACTGCAGTTGAGAACCTCATCGAGCACGGAAAGATCGATCCCCATAAGCTCGTCCTGCTATTCGTTGTCGGCGAGGAGGTCAAGGGCGACGGTATGCGCCGTTTCAGCGAAGCCATTGAGACCAAGGAGCTTCCATACAGTCTCGACGCTGTCATATTTGGAGAGCCTACTGAGCTCAAGCTTGCCTGCGGACACAAGGGCATGCTGGGTTGCGACGTTACCACAAAGGGCTTCCCCGGCCACAGTGGTTACCCATGGCTCGGCAAGTCAGCCAACGAGCTGATGATTCGAGCCTTCGCTAAAGTGCTCGATACCGATCTTGGTAGCAGCGAGCTGTTTGGTAACACCACTGTCAACATTGGTCGATTCAATGGTGGCGTGGCCGCTAATGTTATTcctgaggaggccaaggttgGACTGGCTGTGCGAGTCGCGAGCGGAAAGCAGGCTGATGGACATGTCATCGTTCATGACAAGATCCAAGCCATTTTTGACGAGGTTGACGAGGATGCTTTCATCTTCGACTGCACCCACGGGTATGGACCTGTGGAAGCAAACTGCGATGTCGATGGTACGTACACCGAATTCTTTTGGGAGCGTCTCTAATAGGTCCAGGCTTTGAGAAAATCACCGTCAACTACGGAACCGACATTCCCAACCTCAAGGGTGACCACACGAGGTACCTCTACGGCCCAGGAAACATTCTTGTTGCACATGGCGCGAGGGAGAACTTGACCGTTGCTGATCTTGAAACTGCCGTTGAAGGATACCAAAAGCTGATTCTTCATGCGTTGAAGCAATAAATAGAAACCCAATTTTCCGCTGCTCTAGTCTAATGTTGGATATGATAGCCCGCTCAAATGAAATACGACATCGTAAAGCTGGTTCATGCACCAGTGATCTTGGCCCAGCGCTCAGGCAGGATCTTGCTGAAGTCAAAGTTGCCATCAGGTCCCTTCTCAATGGCGCCCTTCTCTGTGACCACGGCATCGATGAGCTCGGCGGGAGTGACATCGAAGGCAGGGTTCCACACATTGATTCGCTGATCAGCGGTGGCAACACGGACCTTGCTGCTCTCATCGACGGTTCCATCGGGCTTGATCACAGCGCCTGTGACCTGCGTGagctcctccttctttctctcttcaatCTTGATACCATcaccagtctcagtctcgagGTCAATGCTGGTTGTAGGAGCAGCGACAATGAACTTGATTCCGTGGTGTTTGGCCAGAACAGCGAGTTGGTAGGTACCAATCTTGTTAGCCGTGTCACCATTGCGAACGACACGGTCAGCACCAACGATGACAGCGGCAAtgttcttttcttgcttgcgGTTGCGGAAGAGTGAAGCAGCCATGGAGTCAGTAATGAGCGTGCTGGGGATGTTCTCGAAGACAAGCTCAAAAGCAGTGAGTCTGCTTCCTTGGTTGTAAGGCCGAGTCTCTGTGCAGAAGGCATGCTGGAGAAGGTCCTTGGATTGAAGAGTTCGAATTATTCCCAGTGCAGTGCCGTGGCCAGATGTAGCAAGGGATCCAGTGTTGCAGTGTGTGAGGACCGAGATCTTCTTGTCAGGAGAAGCACCAGCCTGAGCTCGCAGCCACTCAGCTCCATGATCACCAATGGAGAGGTTGGTCTGgagatccttctcaaagatcttctcagcctcttctaTGAAAGCCGTGATAACCTGCTCCTTGGTAGCAGTGCTTCCAACCGCTCTTATTGTGGACTTGAGCTGGTTAATAGCGTTGGTCAAGTCGACAGCTGTAGGCCGGCTTTCCTTGAGATAGtcgagagcttcttcgatTTGAGAGATGGTATCTTCTGCGCTTGAAGCTGTGATACTTCCATTGTGAAGTTCAACAGCCAGACCAAGGGCTGCTACGATGGCAATGGCTGGGGCACCTCGTACTCGCATAGTTGCGATGCTGTCGAAGGCCTCTGTTCGGTTGGAGACATCGTCGTAGTGAAATTCGTGAGGGAGACGGAGTTGATCGAGAACCTGGAGTTGGCCCCGAGTGTACttgacagccttgagagaagacatgatgaaagaCAGTTTGAGTTAAACCGGGTTGAAAATGAGAGAAAACGAACAAGTTTAACACGCTTATTAGTCTCAATTCCTTGACAAAATGTTGCCCCTCCAAGATTCTGCCGCCACCCCGCCGTCAAAATGAAAATAGCGTCATAGCACCCAACCAATAACATAGCGCACGTGCTCTCACCGCCCGGGACCGGACAAATACCGCTTCCGGCGCATGAAGATGAGCTAAGGGAGGTACCTCTACGTCAACAGGGGTCTCCCATCGTTATCCACTGGAGCTCGTTTGGGACAGCTTTAGCGGTTAAACACCATCTCGATTGAGATACCTTGACTGTTTACTTGGACAAACAGCAATGACAAGTGCGCATTCGAGCTGTTTGCCATGGAACAGCCATTCTCGACGTCAAAAGTGACTGGTGAGTCTTGAGCTTCTATGGCGTTTATTCCCCTGCAAACCTTAAGCCTCCCTTGAGTTGTCCGCTAACACGACACCTTGTCGCAAGTCGAGTACTTCGATCCTCACGATGTCTACAAACTCCTCGCCCCTGGATTGATTCCCCGCTTACCGCTGCGAAATTTGAACTGGCAATCTCATGCTGGACCTCTACGATCTATCGACACGCTTCACGTTGAGCTTCTTAAGGGGGATGACCCCggatcagcttcttctcctcatacCCTTCGACGATCAGGGAGCACGCTCGATGATGGCTTTCAGCAGCAAAACTTTGGTGGCCAGGCGTCTTCCGGTGACCAGATAGACACGCAGTCTTTGCCTTCGAGAGCCATTGGGAGCCAACGACGACATCAAATTCCTGGTCTGCGACGGACACCGTATCTTAAGGTGCTACTGGTGAGATGCGACGACAATGAAACATACAAAACCTCCGTGCGTGCCGAAATACGAGAATGGATTAAGACCCAGATACCTTCATCAAGCAACCCAAAACGAAATAGCAAACAAGAGAAGCACGATGCGTTCGATTACTTGATTCTACACGTGGTACTCCCCAATACGGTAGCGTCGACGCAACCGAGAACCAGCTCTCGTTCGCAGGACAATTCAGAGAAGTCAGGCCCGCGATGGCGTACTGGTTCAACACCTCTTTTCGAGAAGCTCCGTACCGACTTTTCTGGCCTTGGAAAAACGGCGCCAGACCGAGTTGCACAGATCAGAATTGGAATCAATGATCTTCCGTACGATCAGCTGCCGAGAGTGGTACCTGCAGTGCCAACGGGATATTCTGAAGATGAGCATGATGCTGAAAACGCTTGGGCGGAGCTCAtttccaagttcaagagTCTCATTCTCACCTCATTCGACTTGCGCGTGACACAGTACGAAGAGGATATCAAAGAGAAAGACGGTCAACGAAGTTTACCGGGGTGGAACTTTTGTACCTTTTTCATCCTTAAAGAAGGTTTGGCAAGAGGTTTTGAGAGTGTTGGTCTAGTAGAGGACGCCTTGGTGGGATATGATGAGCTGAGTGTTGGGCTTGACTCTGTTGTGAACGAGCAAGCTGATGAAGGTTCGCCAACGAGACACGGAGGTGCAATGCTCAGCTACACCGAAGATCTCAAGGAGATTGTCAAGACCGCTCTCGCCAAAGCACCAGGTGGAAAcacagaagatgaagaggctgtgGATCTTCAGTCGAATGAGACTATCAAGGAGCAATTTGATGAGATACCCATCAGTGTTACGAAGAAGGCTTATAGAGACAAGATTCTTGCCAACGATGTCTCTGTGTTTGACTTTCGTTGCTACATATTTGCACGGCAAATGGCACTGCTCTTGAGACTTGGAAATGCCTGGTCATCACGAGATGACCTGTTGGACAAGCTGAAGGAGCAACAAGACTCTGTCTTGCATGGAGTCGCACCTCTAGCACCTCCACCAAAGCATACTGAGGAGGCGGAAAATCTTGCAAGTCTGGGTGAGATATGTCGAAGGACTCTGCAGTTCATCCCGGCAGTATCGCAGATTATGCGACGAGACATTTTGACTGCCGTGGCATCTGACAAATCTGACGAGGACGACTCTCCTATCGATCCCAATTTGTCTGAGGTTATTGACAATGTGGTTGCATCATTCGCATTCTCAGTTGCTCAACAGATCCTCGCGCAAACAGCATCAAAATCTCTCCCTATTCCTCCCTCAActcttgctcctcctcaaagTCAGGAGCAAAAGTCCTCCATCCCTGAACCCAAGACTATGATGCATCCTGCCCGAACTACATCCCTTCATGTTTCAACGGGTCCAGCACCTGGGACTCGTCCCCCATTAAGCCCAGGTGTGTTCCCAGGCCCGGGCATGCCAAAGATCAACAATGATCAGGAATCACAATTTCTCAAGGCgggtcttgaagatctcgccGCTAGACGCGCCGAGCTTTATTTGCTGTCACGAAGCATTCTTGATGGCTTGGGTAGAAAGCGAGGGTGGAGTGATGGCTGGAAAGAGGCGCCCATTATTGCAGAAGCTGAGGCAGACTTTGAGGAAATCAGTCTGGATGATCAACCCGCCGCAAGTGGTGCTTCGGAGGAAATCCCCCCATTAGACGCTGGTGTCAACAACAAT encodes the following:
- a CDS encoding peptidase M20 domain-containing family protein is translated as MRVATVASFLASASLAIAFDWQQVLGDYDQKPSSDAIASNDDAPSYRSELLSLHKSLIETSSVSGTEHDVGVWLEGYLEKKGYTTSRQEVEPFDNTPEGKPRFNVLAWRQDGKKAFDPKVCVSSHIDVVPPHIPYGIDDGEVTKETMITGRGSVDAKGSVAAQITAVENLIEHGKIDPHKLVLLFVVGEEVKGDGMRRFSEAIETKELPYSLDAVIFGEPTELKLACGHKGMLGCDVTTKGFPGHSGYPWLGKSANELMIRAFAKVLDTDLGSSELFGNTTVNIGRFNGGVAANVIPEEAKVGLAVRVASGKQADGHVIVHDKIQAIFDEVDEDAFIFDCTHGYGPVEANCDVDGFEKITVNYGTDIPNLKGDHTRYLYGPGNILVAHGARENLTVADLETAVEGYQKLILHALKQ
- a CDS encoding probable cig2 protein (putative GDP-GTP exchange factor), giving the protein MSSLKAVKYTRGQLQVLDQLRLPHEFHYDDVSNRTEAFDSIATMRVRGAPAIAIVAALGLAVELHNGSITASSAEDTISQIEEALDYLKESRPTAVDLTNAINQLKSTIRAVGSTATKEQVITAFIEEAEKIFEKDLQTNLSIGDHGAEWLRAQAGASPDKKISVLTHCNTGSLATSGHGTALGIIRTLQSKDLLQHAFCTETRPYNQGSRLTAFELVFENIPSTLITDSMAASLFRNRKQEKNIAAVIVGADRVVRNGDTANKIGTYQLAVLAKHHGIKFIVAAPTTSIDLETETGDGIKIEERKKEELTQVTGAVIKPDGTVDESSKVRVATADQRINVWNPAFDVTPAELIDAVVTEKGAIEKGPDGNFDFSKILPERWAKITGA